Proteins from one Gigantopelta aegis isolate Gae_Host unplaced genomic scaffold, Gae_host_genome ctg9259_pilon_pilon, whole genome shotgun sequence genomic window:
- the LOC121367127 gene encoding solute carrier family 13 member 2-like, protein MLDCLTQTGNRAYEVEMEQIPLDEKAGGDVAVDDNKEVDVTHEHSTDNDLTEEEQAQEDADHLRMCKALSLAVAYAANTGGIASLTGTAPNVVLKGQTDIIFDERNIPNPITFATWLIYGLPLSFIILISCGSGCRSSSSDAGLFSVV, encoded by the exons ATGTTAGACTGTTTGACTCAAACAGGCAACAGAGCATACGAGGTAGAGATGGAACAAATCCCACTGGACGAGAAAGCTGGTGGTGATGTCGCTGTTGACGATAACAAAGAAGTTGACGTCACACACGAACACAGCACAGACAA TGACCTCACCGAGGAAGAGCAGGCCCAAGAGGACGCCGACCACCTGAGGATGTGCAAGGCGCTGTCCCTGGCTGTGGCCTACGCCGCTAACACCGGGGGGATCGCGTCACTCACTGGAACCGCACCTAACGTCGTGCTCAAGGGCCAGACAGACAT TATTTTTGACGAACGGAATATCCCGAACCCGATCACGTTCGCCACGTGGCTGATCTACGGACTTCCGCTTTCGTTCATCATCCTCATCAGCTGTGGATCTGGATGCAGATCTTCTTCCTCAGATGCAGGTTTGTTCTCTGTGGTCTGA